A single window of Oncorhynchus clarkii lewisi isolate Uvic-CL-2024 chromosome 10, UVic_Ocla_1.0, whole genome shotgun sequence DNA harbors:
- the LOC139418614 gene encoding zinc finger Y-chromosomal protein 1-like isoform X1, which produces MDEDETRLALHSQDPKIILHGSDEGGAGGEEFVVELQETVLVLEGEGEGMAVHGFAPEELVIQDAVEDVVSEYVHCDEDEEVAVETCVMSLEGEDEGVAMGDMAEDEMVADGHAQDELDPEQDTDGCGDYLMISLDEAGKMVSDDGTEVTVEGAVEDQVEKDEDGQEVIKVYIFKADSGEDDLGETEDAALTDSTGRTLREKMVYMSQGDHGASKISDEVYMEVVVGGEEPVTHERSYDGTALSKDFMPVAWAAAYGSEDSESCENRNGAASALLHIDESDGVDKVSRQRNKNKRTRAEPRQVQTAIIIGPYGQPLTVYPCMLCGKKFKSRGFLKRHTKNHHQDVLTRKKYQCTDCDFTTNKKASLHNHMEGHTLSSKGLFECEVCGKEFHQQAVLFSHRLQHHHREPKSPVPSQANKMHKCKFCDYETAEQGLLNRHLLAVHSKSFPHICVECGKGFRHPSELKKHMRTHTGEKPYSCLYCDYKSADSSNLKTHVKTKHSKEMPFKCERCFQTFAEEEELLQHGLTHEEAKTHLCAHCEHKSSNSSDLKRHIISVHTKDYPHKCAVCDKGFHRPSELKKHSASHRAKKLHQCRHCNFKIADPFVLSRHILSVHTKEQQASPEKNGAKRTLLGPSPASPPVARKQVLVPGASSSAAGMAKGPRERRVYQCQYCDYSSGDASGFKRHVISIHTKDYPHRCEICSKGFRRPSEKSQHIARHHKDLVQAE; this is translated from the exons ATGGATGAGGATGAGACAAGGCTTGCACTCCATTCCCAGGATCCTAAAATCATTCTCCATGGATCAG ATGAGGGTGGTGCTGGAGGGGAGGAGTTTGTGGTGGAGCTGCAGGAGACGGTGCtggtgttggagggggagggggagggaatggCGGTGCATGGGTTCGCTCCAGAGGAGCTGGTGATCCAGGATGCGGTTGAGGACGTGGTGTCTGAGTATGTGCACTGCGACGAGGACGAGGAGGTTGCTGTGGAGACATGTGTGATGTCGCTGGAGGGGGAGGACGAAGGCGTTGCCATGGGGGACATGGCTGAGGATGAGATGGTGGCAGACGGGCATGCCCAGGATGAACTGGACCCAGAGCAAGACACAGACGGCTGTGGGGACTACCTCATGATCTCCT TGGATGAGGCAGGCAAGATGGTGTCAGACGACGGCACAGAGGTGACTGTGGAGGGAGCCGTGGAGGACCAGGTGGAGAAGGACGAGGATGGCCAGGAGGTGATCAAGGTGTACATCTTCAAGGCAGACTCTGGGGAGGATGACCTGG GAGAAACGGAGGACGCGGCACTGACGGACTCTACAGGCCGAACTCTCCGAGAGAAGATGGTGTACATGTCTCAGGGGGACCATG gtgcatcaaagataTCTGATGAGGTTtacatggaggtggtggtggggggtgagGAGCCAGTGACCCATGAGCGGTCTTACGATGGCACGGCTCTCAGTAAGGACTTCATGCCTGTGGCTTGGGCAGCCGCTTATG GTTCTGAGGACAGTGAAAGCTGTGAGAACCGGAACGGTGCCGCCAGTGCTCTGCTGCACATTGACGAGTCAGACGGAGTGGACAAGGTCAGCAGGCAACGGAACAAGAATAAGAGAACAAGGGCTGAGCCTCGCCAGGTCCAGACAG CCATCATTATTGGTCCGTATGGCCAGCCTCTGACCGTGTACCCCTGCATGCTCTGTGGCAAGAAGTTCAAGTCGCGAGGCTTCCTGAAGCGCCACACCAAAAACCACCACCAGGATGTCCTGACCAGGAAAAAGTACCAGTGCACAGACTGTGACTTCACCACCAACAAGAAGGCCAGCCTTCATAACCACATGGAGGGGCACACGCTGAGCAGCAAGGGTCTGTTTGAGTGTGAGGTGTGTGGCAAGGAGTTCCACCAGCAGGCGGTGCTCTTCTCGCATCGATTGCAGCACCACCACCGTGAGCCCAAGAGTCCGGTGCCTTCACAGGCCAACAAGATGCACAAGTGTAAGTTCTGTGACTACGAGACGGCTGAACAAGGTCTGCTCAACCGCCACTTGTTGGCTGTCCATAGTAAGAGCTTCCCCCACATCTGTGTGGAATGTGGCAAGGGCTTCCGGCACCCCTCCGAGCTGAAGAaacacatgcgcacgcacactGGCGAGAAGCCTTACTCTTGCCTCTACTGCGACTACAAGTCGGCTGATTCCTCCAACCTGAAGACTCATGTCAAGACCAAGCACAGCAAAGAGATGCCCTTCAAGTGTGAGCGCTGCTTCCAAACGtttgctgaggaggaggagttgctGCAGCACGGGCTGACGCACGAGGAGGCCAAAACCCACCTGTGTGCCCACTGTGAACACAAGAGCTCCAACTCCAGTGACCTGAAGCGCCACATCATATCGGTGCACACCAAGGACTACCCCCACAAATGTGCCGTCTGCGATAAAGGCTTCCACCGGCCGTCTGAACTGAAGAAGCACTCTGCGTCGCACCGTGCCAAGAAACTGCACCAGTGCCGACACTGCAACTTCAAGATCGCGGACCCCTTTGTGCTCAGTCGCCATATCCTGTCGGTCCACACCAAGGAGCAACAGGCCTCTCCTGAAAAGAACGGGGCCAAAAGGACCTTATTGGGGCCTTCCCCTGCCAGTCCACCGGTGGCAAGGAAGCAGGTGTTGGTACCTGGTGCTAGTTCTAGTGCTGCGGGCATGGCCAAGGGgcccagggagaggagggtgtacCAGTGTCAGTACTGTGACTACAGCTCTGGGGATGCCTCGGGCTTCAAGCGCCATGTGATCTCCATCCACACAAAAGACTACCCCCACCGCTGTGAGATCTGCTCTAAAGGCTTCCGCAGGCCCTCTGAGAAGAGCCAGCATATCGCACGCCACCACAAGGACTTAGTGCAGGCAGAGTGA
- the LOC139418614 gene encoding zinc finger Y-chromosomal protein 1-like isoform X2 produces the protein MRLCLTLSIKEIDWDEGGAGGEEFVVELQETVLVLEGEGEGMAVHGFAPEELVIQDAVEDVVSEYVHCDEDEEVAVETCVMSLEGEDEGVAMGDMAEDEMVADGHAQDELDPEQDTDGCGDYLMISLDEAGKMVSDDGTEVTVEGAVEDQVEKDEDGQEVIKVYIFKADSGEDDLGETEDAALTDSTGRTLREKMVYMSQGDHGASKISDEVYMEVVVGGEEPVTHERSYDGTALSKDFMPVAWAAAYGSEDSESCENRNGAASALLHIDESDGVDKVSRQRNKNKRTRAEPRQVQTAIIIGPYGQPLTVYPCMLCGKKFKSRGFLKRHTKNHHQDVLTRKKYQCTDCDFTTNKKASLHNHMEGHTLSSKGLFECEVCGKEFHQQAVLFSHRLQHHHREPKSPVPSQANKMHKCKFCDYETAEQGLLNRHLLAVHSKSFPHICVECGKGFRHPSELKKHMRTHTGEKPYSCLYCDYKSADSSNLKTHVKTKHSKEMPFKCERCFQTFAEEEELLQHGLTHEEAKTHLCAHCEHKSSNSSDLKRHIISVHTKDYPHKCAVCDKGFHRPSELKKHSASHRAKKLHQCRHCNFKIADPFVLSRHILSVHTKEQQASPEKNGAKRTLLGPSPASPPVARKQVLVPGASSSAAGMAKGPRERRVYQCQYCDYSSGDASGFKRHVISIHTKDYPHRCEICSKGFRRPSEKSQHIARHHKDLVQAE, from the exons ATGCGTCTCTGCTTgacactcagcattaaggagatagattggg ATGAGGGTGGTGCTGGAGGGGAGGAGTTTGTGGTGGAGCTGCAGGAGACGGTGCtggtgttggagggggagggggagggaatggCGGTGCATGGGTTCGCTCCAGAGGAGCTGGTGATCCAGGATGCGGTTGAGGACGTGGTGTCTGAGTATGTGCACTGCGACGAGGACGAGGAGGTTGCTGTGGAGACATGTGTGATGTCGCTGGAGGGGGAGGACGAAGGCGTTGCCATGGGGGACATGGCTGAGGATGAGATGGTGGCAGACGGGCATGCCCAGGATGAACTGGACCCAGAGCAAGACACAGACGGCTGTGGGGACTACCTCATGATCTCCT TGGATGAGGCAGGCAAGATGGTGTCAGACGACGGCACAGAGGTGACTGTGGAGGGAGCCGTGGAGGACCAGGTGGAGAAGGACGAGGATGGCCAGGAGGTGATCAAGGTGTACATCTTCAAGGCAGACTCTGGGGAGGATGACCTGG GAGAAACGGAGGACGCGGCACTGACGGACTCTACAGGCCGAACTCTCCGAGAGAAGATGGTGTACATGTCTCAGGGGGACCATG gtgcatcaaagataTCTGATGAGGTTtacatggaggtggtggtggggggtgagGAGCCAGTGACCCATGAGCGGTCTTACGATGGCACGGCTCTCAGTAAGGACTTCATGCCTGTGGCTTGGGCAGCCGCTTATG GTTCTGAGGACAGTGAAAGCTGTGAGAACCGGAACGGTGCCGCCAGTGCTCTGCTGCACATTGACGAGTCAGACGGAGTGGACAAGGTCAGCAGGCAACGGAACAAGAATAAGAGAACAAGGGCTGAGCCTCGCCAGGTCCAGACAG CCATCATTATTGGTCCGTATGGCCAGCCTCTGACCGTGTACCCCTGCATGCTCTGTGGCAAGAAGTTCAAGTCGCGAGGCTTCCTGAAGCGCCACACCAAAAACCACCACCAGGATGTCCTGACCAGGAAAAAGTACCAGTGCACAGACTGTGACTTCACCACCAACAAGAAGGCCAGCCTTCATAACCACATGGAGGGGCACACGCTGAGCAGCAAGGGTCTGTTTGAGTGTGAGGTGTGTGGCAAGGAGTTCCACCAGCAGGCGGTGCTCTTCTCGCATCGATTGCAGCACCACCACCGTGAGCCCAAGAGTCCGGTGCCTTCACAGGCCAACAAGATGCACAAGTGTAAGTTCTGTGACTACGAGACGGCTGAACAAGGTCTGCTCAACCGCCACTTGTTGGCTGTCCATAGTAAGAGCTTCCCCCACATCTGTGTGGAATGTGGCAAGGGCTTCCGGCACCCCTCCGAGCTGAAGAaacacatgcgcacgcacactGGCGAGAAGCCTTACTCTTGCCTCTACTGCGACTACAAGTCGGCTGATTCCTCCAACCTGAAGACTCATGTCAAGACCAAGCACAGCAAAGAGATGCCCTTCAAGTGTGAGCGCTGCTTCCAAACGtttgctgaggaggaggagttgctGCAGCACGGGCTGACGCACGAGGAGGCCAAAACCCACCTGTGTGCCCACTGTGAACACAAGAGCTCCAACTCCAGTGACCTGAAGCGCCACATCATATCGGTGCACACCAAGGACTACCCCCACAAATGTGCCGTCTGCGATAAAGGCTTCCACCGGCCGTCTGAACTGAAGAAGCACTCTGCGTCGCACCGTGCCAAGAAACTGCACCAGTGCCGACACTGCAACTTCAAGATCGCGGACCCCTTTGTGCTCAGTCGCCATATCCTGTCGGTCCACACCAAGGAGCAACAGGCCTCTCCTGAAAAGAACGGGGCCAAAAGGACCTTATTGGGGCCTTCCCCTGCCAGTCCACCGGTGGCAAGGAAGCAGGTGTTGGTACCTGGTGCTAGTTCTAGTGCTGCGGGCATGGCCAAGGGgcccagggagaggagggtgtacCAGTGTCAGTACTGTGACTACAGCTCTGGGGATGCCTCGGGCTTCAAGCGCCATGTGATCTCCATCCACACAAAAGACTACCCCCACCGCTGTGAGATCTGCTCTAAAGGCTTCCGCAGGCCCTCTGAGAAGAGCCAGCATATCGCACGCCACCACAAGGACTTAGTGCAGGCAGAGTGA
- the LOC139418616 gene encoding lipocalin-like, with amino-acid sequence MTTMLLSALGALLCSLVITAEVMPQGDFNLQGVAGKWYVIGFATNAQWFVKHRADMKMGTTMLTPTADGDLDIAYSSRNADGSCWRMNHLAKKTKLAGKFIYKSERWSNENDMRIVDVKYDEYAFIHTKTKGVSAVLTNLYARGTDLGPDLLQKFRQFSLDTGILPENIAIFPKNDECPAA; translated from the exons ATGACGACCATGCTGCTGAGCGCACTAGGAGCACTGCTCTGCTCCTTGGTTATCACCGCTGAGGTCATGCCCCAAGGAGACTTCAATCTAcagggg GTGGCAGGAAAGTGGTATGTGATTGGATTTGCCACTAATGCCCAGTGGTTCGTCAAACACAGGGCCGACATGAAGATGGGCACCACCATGCTGACACCAACTGCTGACGGAGACCTGGATATTGCATATTCTAGCCGGAA CGCTGATGGCTCCTGCTGGAGAATGAACCACCTGGCCAAGAAGACAAAACTTGCGGGGAAATTCATCTACAAGAGCGAGC gcTGGAGTAATGAAAATGACATGCGTATCGTTGACGTTAAGTATGACGAGTATGCTTTTATTCACACCAAGACCAAGGGTGTTTCAGCTGTGCTCACCAACCTGTATG CCCGTgggacagacctgggccctgacctgCTGCAGAAGTTTAGGCAGTTCTCCCTGGACACTGGCATTCTGCCCGAAAACATCGCTATCTTCCCCAAAAACG ATGAGTGTCCCGCTGCGTAA